Genomic segment of Bdellovibrio bacteriovorus:
GCGACCAGTACTCGCCCTCTTGGAATGAGCCTTTACCGAAAGTTTTTTCGCCGACAAGCACGGCGCGGTTTAAGTCACGCAAAGCACCAGCCACGATTTCGGCGGCGCTGGCAGATGAACCGTTGATAAGAATGGCCATCGGCAACGAGAACATTTTCTCTTCACCACCATAGTATTCTTCAGGCTTTTTAGTCGGATCTAAGTAACGAACTTCAAAAATCTTCTTTTCGCCACCGACGAAAAGGCTCGCAATACAGGCCGCTTCTTCCATTTGGCCGCCTGGATTATCACGGAGATCCAAAAGCATTCCACGAACATGGGACTTTTTAACGATTTCCAAAGACTCTTTCACTTTATCACAAGCGCCTTTTGCAAACTTGTTGATGCCCACAACGGCGATAGGCTTAATACCGTCAATCACGCGGGTGGAAACTGTCGCCACGGTGATTTCTGTGCGACGAAGACGGAACTTTTTCCGTTCGCCATCGCGCTCAACAACAACGGAAGTCACGTCGCCGACTTCACCTTTCAAAAGCTCAGACACACGCACTTGCATCAAGCCACGAACTTTTTTTCCATTTACAGAAACTAACAAATCCCCTTTTTCAACTCCGGCCAATTTTGCTGGACTGCCTTCGGTCACCTTACGAACTACATAACCCAAAGCGGATTGTCCAAGAGTGATTCCAAGCGAAGTCGAGCGGTTGTCCGCTTTAGAAACAACTTCTTTAAACTGAGAAACCGGCATCAAGTAGGTATGCGGATCACGGAAGACAGAAATGAAGCCGTTAAGACCCATTCCCACCATCCAGGATTTTTGATTTTCAGAAATATGTTTTTTCTCTAGCTCTTTCCAGGCATTAAAAAAAGAAACTTTCACCGCTTTGGCAGTGTCTTTAGAGAAAAATTCTCTCCAAGGAGCCAGCTGTTTCTTCTCGGAGCTCATGTCAGCGGACACATCATCAGCCGATACCAGCTTCCCCTCTTGGGTCAGAGATAAATTGAAGCGACCTGCGATAGTTAAGACCGCATTGGCACATGCCAAATAGTAACGCTCTGAACTGCTGCAGGTTTGATCTTGTAAAAGGTCTTCCAAGGCTTCTGGGCCGAGCCCCGTCTCAGCCCAGTAGTCTTCAACAGACTTCACCTTGGAAGTGTCGCGATGAGAAGTACGCGACAAGGAAAGACTGACCCCCACGGCCAATACTAACAATGATGCTAT
This window contains:
- a CDS encoding S41 family peptidase — its product is MLSSPRFFIASLLVLAVGVSLSLSRTSHRDTSKVKSVEDYWAETGLGPEALEDLLQDQTCSSSERYYLACANAVLTIAGRFNLSLTQEGKLVSADDVSADMSSEKKQLAPWREFFSKDTAKAVKVSFFNAWKELEKKHISENQKSWMVGMGLNGFISVFRDPHTYLMPVSQFKEVVSKADNRSTSLGITLGQSALGYVVRKVTEGSPAKLAGVEKGDLLVSVNGKKVRGLMQVRVSELLKGEVGDVTSVVVERDGERKKFRLRRTEITVATVSTRVIDGIKPIAVVGINKFAKGACDKVKESLEIVKKSHVRGMLLDLRDNPGGQMEEAACIASLFVGGEKKIFEVRYLDPTKKPEEYYGGEEKMFSLPMAILINGSSASAAEIVAGALRDLNRAVLVGEKTFGKGSFQEGEYWSQNKKIALFETKGFYYLPSGRSPQMKGLEPDVAVDFEKISVSRESDQFMNPLFAPEKQVRSSIAYSSGDCLEMEELGSGDDVQLTKARQVLFCSRSVARAGL